In Aedes albopictus strain Foshan chromosome 3, AalbF5, whole genome shotgun sequence, the following are encoded in one genomic region:
- the LOC109430495 gene encoding glycine N-methyltransferase, with amino-acid sequence MPQADTVFQSRSDGISAEGVRDQYADGKAAKVWEIFIGDKKSRTENYRNFLVEKLRDNGCKRILDVACGTGVDSIMLLEEGFEVVSIDASDKMLKYALKERWNRRKEVTFDKWIIEEANWLTLYDDIEHLIGEGFDAVMCLGNSFAHLLDNYGDQREQIQAINNFEKCVKPGGLLLIDHRNYDNIMDTGAAPAKSIYYNSSHTADIKTSVLYVASKPTLVTMDYVISTGRGDTSEFRLSYYPHKLAVFEDIVRTIFKGHTSYEKYGDFKTMDKVTNPAFIIHVVQKGK; translated from the exons ATGCCGCAAGCAGACACCGTGTTCCAATCGCGCTCGGATGGCATCTCAGCCGAGGGAGTCCGCGACCAGTACGCCGACGGGAAGGCCGCCAAGGTGTGGGAGATCTTCATCGGGGACAAAAAGTCCCGCACGGAGAACTACCGCAACTTTTTGGTGGAAAAACTCCGGGACAATGGCTGCAAGCGTATTCTGGACGTAGCCTGCGGAACCGGCGTGGACTCCATCATGCTGTTGGAGGAGGGCTTCGAGGTGGTTTCGATCGACGCCTCGGACAAGATGCTCAAGTACGCACTGAAGGAACGCTGGAACCGCCGCAAGGAAGTAACGTTTGACAAGTGGA TAATTGAGGAGGCCAATTGGTTGACGCTTTACGACGACATCGAGCACCTAATTGGCGAGGGCTTCGACGCCGTAATGTGCCTGGGAAACTCATTTGCCCATCTGCTGGATAACTACGGTGATCAGCGCGAACAGATCCAAGCTATCAACAACTTTGAGAAGTGCGTTAAACCCGGCGGTCTGCTGCTGATCGATCATAGGAACTACGATAACATCATGGATACGGGCGCAGCCCCCGCAAAGAGCATCTACTACAAT AGCAGCCACACGGCAGACATCAAAACATCGGTCCTGTACGTCGCCAGCAAACCCACTCTGGTGACGATGGATTACGTCATCAGCACCGGTAGGGGCGACACCAGCGAGTTCCGTCTCTCGTACTATCCCCACAAGCTGGCCGTGTTCGAGGATATCGTGAGGACGATTTTCAAGGGTCACACCTCCTACGAGAAGTACGGCGACTTTAAAACCATGGACAAGGTGACCAATCCGGCCTTCATCATCCACGTCGTACAGAAAGGCAAATAG